The Anas platyrhynchos isolate ZD024472 breed Pekin duck chromosome 6, IASCAAS_PekinDuck_T2T, whole genome shotgun sequence sequence ACAGTTGTTTTTGGATACTAATGGTAATTTTGTGGGTACTAACTATTGATTTTTGGGTACTAACAGTAATTTTCTGGGttctaatattattttttgataTTAACAATAGCTTTTTAGGTACTAACAGTAAGTTTCAGTAACTAACAACTGTTTTTTGGGTACTAGCAGTAGTTTTTGAGGTACCAACAGTAGTTTTGGGGTACTAATAATAGTTTTTTTGGGTACCAACAGTAGTTTTTGTGTACAAACAGTTGGTTTTGGGGTACTAATAAGTGCTTTTTGGGTACTAACAGCAGCTTTCTGGGCTCTAATAGTATTTTTGAACACTAATAGTAGCCTTTTGGGTACTAACAGTAATTGTTTGGGGTACTAACAGTAGTTTTTGCAGTACCAACAGTAATTTTTGGGTACTAAGAGTAAGTTTTTGGGTACTAATAACTGCTTTTGGGGCAGTAGCAGTAGTTTTTGGGACACTAATAGCAGTTTTTGGGGCCATAACACCACCGCCCACTGCCGCAGGTGCCCGGCACAGACCCGCCCCCACCCCACCGGGGGGGTCCGACCCCTGCCAcgcgcggccccgcccccctccgCGCGCACGTGCCGCGCCACCTGcgcgcccccctcccctcacccaCCCCCCCCACGCCGCCCCCTCAGCCAATGAGCGGGAGGGGGCTCAGCCCGGCGGCCAATGGGAGAGCGGCGCgcgccccctcccgcccccgccgcccctaTTTAAAGGGCGTCGCGCGGCCGCGCGCTCccagaggaggaggcggcggcggcgggtgCGGAGctgcggcggggctggggccgcgggggcgggcggcggcgccccCCGTGCCCCATGGAGGCGTTCCCCGGCGGCGCGCTGGAGCAGCACCGGCACCTCCCGGCCGTGGAGCGCCTGCCGGGTTCCCGCTACGGCGGCCGGAGCCACAGCGCCTGCGGGAACGTGTTCAACTCGTGGAACGACTACCTGGGGCTGGCCACGCTCATCACCAAAGCCGTGCGGCCCGGCAAGGGCTTCGCTGCCGAGCCCCCCGCcgtggtggtggcggcggcgccggccgaggaggaggaggaggaagaggaggaggaggaagaggcggCGGGGCCGTACTTCGAGGGCGCGCTGGACCTGCACGACCTGGAGCTGTGcggccaccaccaccaccaccacggcgaggggctgctggaggagcgcTTCGCCGACCTCAGCCCCTTCCCGGGCcgcggcggccccgccgcggTGCTGCTGGAGTGCCCCGGGCcggagggggccggggccggctcGCCCCGAGCCTGGGGCGGCGTGGTGGTGGCTGCGGGGCGGCTGCCGGCACACCCGAGGGCGGCCGGGAGGCTGCTGAAGCCCGAGCTGCAGGTGTGCGTCTTCTGCAGGAACAACAAGGAGGCGGTGGCCCTCTACACCACGCACATCCTCAAGGGACCCGACGGCCGCGTCCTGTGCCCGGTGCTGCGGCGCTACACCTGCCCCCTGTGCGGGGCCAGCGGGGACAATGCCCACACCATCAAGTACTGCCCGCTGTCCAAAATGCAGGCGGCCAAGCAGCTGCGGCACGCCCGGGCGGCGCTGGGCAGGAAGGGCCGCTAGGCTGCGGGGCGCCGGGCGGCTGCAGCGCGGGGTGGGCGCCCCGCTTGGGCTCCGTGGGAGCCGCTGCGGGTGGTCGGGGAGAAAAGAGGGTCCCCTGGTGGATCTGAGGAGGGGGCGGCCCGGTTTTGCTCCTCCGCCCGCTGTGGGGTCCCCCCCTTGCTGCCCGCATCGCCCCGGGTGGGGAAGCGGCCGCCGGCCCCCTCCTTGCCCCCCTGTGcccggctgctgctcctgcagggtgCCCGTCGGCAGCGCTGGGCTTCGTCAGGATCCAGCCCCCGGCTTGTCGAGTCTTTAAGCAGCTGAGCTGTTTCCTACACCCATCCTACAGCCGGGAGGGAAGTTGCCAGCGAACCCCTGCTCGGTTCCCGGTGCGGCAGGCAGCGCCTCCTCCCCTCCATCCCAGCGCCCTGCTGGTGGGGGCACTGGCCCGCGGCCACCCGTGACCGTGGGCAGCGTGCAGCTTTAGGGAGGGtctgagaggaggaggaggaggaagcaaagGGCTTGCTTGGGAATGTGACGACTGCGTTTAGTGCGAGtcggaggcaggaggaggagcagcacgGCTTGTAGTTGGCTTGGGGTCCTCTGGAGCAGATGTGTGCGTTCACAGCACGGAGGGGTCACGCTGTGGTTGGCCTTACCTAGGGAATCACCTGGAAGCTGAGGAAGGCGACGGGTCCTGGCAGAAAGGGGAGCTCGGGTGTTTGTGTGAATTCCTCTTGGAAAGCTGCTCAGCAGGGTGGGAGGACGGgcactggggagggggaagcaggaggggctggggaggggccCGAGAGACATCACTGGCACAGCTGTGAGCAGGGAGGAAAGGGCTCGCTATGGAAGTGGTCTCTTAAATCTTCATCGGATGGCTCCAAAGATAGCAGTAGGGCTAATTATCGGCTGCAAAGGGACTTGCATTAAATAACACTTCACTGTGGCGACAGCTCGCTGTAGGGCAGCTGCCTTCCCGTTGCGCGAGGTCTCAGCTGCGCACCGCCGCTcgttcggggggggggggcttgcACTACAGGCTCCTGTAAGCTGGTAGAATTTAGGTATGTTTGATTTTGTGATGTCTGTTCCACATATGTTTAATCTGTATCCACCACAGATTGGAAATGAGCTCAAGTGTAACGCTATGGGAAGAattctgttttgtatttctgttagCTTCTTGTGGAAACTTTGAAGATGAGTATATGCATTTTAATCCAGTTGACTGTTTACGGACATAAAAGCAAGAAAGACCTAAGAAAAGCGCTCTCAGGTGTTTTCTGAGGGGGCTGTGTGGGAGGTCTGTCTGCAACAcccccctgcctcccctgcTCTATAGGTTAAGCTACCCCATAGGGACTGACCCATTGCAGTGCCTGGGAGTTTGCCAAGACACCAGAACCTCACCCTGCCTCGGATGGTGGCGCTGGCCTCGTGCAGCACCTGCTCCTTCCCTCGACCTGTGTCAGAAGAAAGCTGCCCTTGTGCCAGTGGCTTCTGCTGCCTACGACTCCGAGTCTCCTCGTGCTCCCCGGGCGGGCCCGTTGTGGaagggccaggagctgcctgtgGCAGGCTGCGTGGCGCTGGGTGTGGGATCCAGGCCCCAGCAGGTAAGGCAGCAGAACAGGCGCTTGGGAAGaccagctgggctgggaggggaaaggCAGCGTGCTCCAGTGGGGAGGTCACAGCACTCAGAGCAAAAACCTGAGAGCAAGGTCCTGAAATGACGTGGTTGTCCAGCAGGAGCCCATTCTTTGGGTTGAGTTGCCCTTTAAAGCTTTACAAGCCCCTGTCCTAGATTGAAATTCTCAAGAGTTGTTTCTTAAGTAAATTTCTGGAGCCATTTCCCCAGCACACTGCAGCACAATGAGCAAAAACATGCCTGTTTGTTGTCACTCTTAATTACAGAAGATACTGCTTACATATAGCTTTATTTTGATTCCTTAAGTTACTGAAAACAACTTAGGTTAGTAACTTAAATCCTAGGAACAGCATACAGCTTACTCTAAAAGCAGCCTGGGTTGGAAGCTACTTTAGGCTCCATCAAAGAGGTCTAAGAAAATCCTGGTGCTGTCTCTTACCCTAGAGGCATCTGCATGTCAGAGTTATGTCTGTTGGCTCAACCCAAATTCTTATCCAGGGAAATATTCCAAATTCTGTAAGCAATGGCACCTTTTCCATGGTCATACTGTGGtgagaggaaagagcagagcaccAGGCAGCCCATAATGGCCCTCAGCTGCTGTGAGCCTTGGCAAAAAGCAG is a genomic window containing:
- the NANOS1 gene encoding nanos homolog 1, giving the protein MEAFPGGALEQHRHLPAVERLPGSRYGGRSHSACGNVFNSWNDYLGLATLITKAVRPGKGFAAEPPAVVVAAAPAEEEEEEEEEEEEAAGPYFEGALDLHDLELCGHHHHHHGEGLLEERFADLSPFPGRGGPAAVLLECPGPEGAGAGSPRAWGGVVVAAGRLPAHPRAAGRLLKPELQVCVFCRNNKEAVALYTTHILKGPDGRVLCPVLRRYTCPLCGASGDNAHTIKYCPLSKMQAAKQLRHARAALGRKGR